CAAGTCGAGTCCACCCACGGCGATCCGCACGTTTCCGATGCAGCCGAGTTTTTTGTCCGAGTTGTCAATGCGGTGCGAAAAGGCGCGAGGTACTCCGAAGCTTTCGATTCTGCTGCGGTAGAGGGTGAATACGAATCTTCAATCGGCGAAGAGTTGAATGCGGCTCGCGAAATGCTCGAGGGGGAGCCTATTTCCATCGCCCAACATTTCGGCCAAAGTTGCAGCGTGGTTAAAGCGCTTCCGCTTACGTTGTGGCTGGCTTTGAAATATGAGTCGGATCCGGTCGAAATGCTTGAGCAAAATGCTCTGGTAGGAGGAGATAGCTCCGCTCGTGGTATGCTGCTGGCCTTGCTTGTAGCGGCTAAAGGGGAATTTTCACGTTTGCCGGAATCTTGGACCGCGGATCAAACCGCTCGGGAGCGAATAGATACTGCTTTGGACAAGCTGTTTCCCTAATCCGAGATTGGTCTCGCTTCGATGGAGGCATTAGAGCTTGGTCTCCCAATATGTCATGGAGTTTGTTCACCGATGGGAGCTCTGATCCGAAGTCTAAAATTGGATACGGCTGTTTCCTTCTTTTAGAGAGTCCACCGTTGGGGGACTGCGACAATCTAGCTGATTTGGTGCGAACGAAACGTTTTTATCCGACTAGTTCCTCCAGGCTAGAGCTTCAGTGTGTCATATGGGCTCTAGAGAGCATCTCTCTTCATGTAGGCCCAATGACTCTCTATACGGATTCCCAAGTTATATGTGGCTTGAGCGAACGACGAGCTCGTCTGGAGAAAGCCCGCTTTTGCGGAAAAAATGGCAAAGAACTGGCTCAAGCAGATTTGTATCTAAAATTTTATTACTTGAGTGATGCGTTAAGCTTCACAGTTAAAAAGATCAAAGGCCACCGTCCAAACCGAGAATCTTCCGATTTAGACCGCATCTTCAAGATAGTGGATAAAGCGACGCGAGCGGCTCTACGAAAAGAGCTATCCTAAGAAAACAGCTCTCCTTGGCTCGGTCTTTCAGGTTCGCCAGATTGTTTTTCAGCTACCTTGTTGGGGGTGAGGGCGTTTGCCAATGGGCACTTCGTCAGCTCGATTGAGGTGCCCCTTCGGTAAGTTTCCAGTAGTTCCTTGGATTTTGCCGCGAGCCTGCGTCTCGCTTCGCGTCTGGCTCCTTTGACTCGAGGGATGTGCATGTCGTCGTAGGCAGTTGTCTGATGTCGCATCCAAGCGATGGTAGCCGCTTCGGCCCGCTTTTCGATGGGAATTCTCTCCGTTCTCGCCACGGTTCCGCTTCCGACCGGCGTAGCATGCGAGGCGATCTGCTGGGCCATGACTCTGGCCATAGCCTCGTACTTGGGGTGAAAATCGAGAAACTCGAACACCTTCCGGCGAAAGTCCTCCACGTAGTTCTCTTGTTGCTTGGCTCTTCGATCTCTTCCCGCTTGAAGCTGCTTTTGGTACTCCGGTTTTTGTCGCTCTATTTTGAGCTTAAGCCGTTCAATTTCTATGGTTTCCTTGTCGGCCCAAACGCCAAGAGACACAACGCGACGGCCTCGTTTCTCCTTCACAGTCCAACTAGGGCCCTTCGCTTTAACTCGTCTGGTCAGTGTAGCGTCCCCTGGTTCTAGCAAGTCCCAATGTGCAGGAACGATTAGAACTTCACCCGAGAGCGTGACTACCTGTCTTGGCTTGGGGTGGGGTTTTACTTCCCGGGATTGGAGTGGCATGAAGTTGGGGCTGGTGTTTGGTAAAGTAATACGGAGAGCTTTCGTGATGCACTGCTTGGTACGAAATCAGAGCTTAGGCAATATCGCATTCGTAATCCCGCAATGCTCATTTTGCTGACGCAAAGGCTTGCCGATCCTTTGCTCATTGATGATTCTCCCCATACATGCGGAGTGTAATCATCGACAGTGATTGGGGTGGGGATGTTATGCAGTTGGCCAGCATACTATTGTCTCGACCAACTGAATACGAACTATTGGGGGCGACCGTTACGTTTGGAAATGCTACCCATAATCAAAATTTGGATAATGCGGGAGCTATGCTCCGCTTCCTCGGGATGGATTCTCAAATCTCTCGCTATCCCGGAGCCTTGGCTCCCAGTGGCAAGGAGTTTCAACCGGAGGGCGATGAGGCACACGGAAGAACCGGTTTAGGGGACGCAGTTCTCCCGCTTTCGAGCTATTTGCCAGAAGAACAATCGACAGTGGACTTCCTTCTGGAGCGTCTTGAGCAAGAGATCGAAGATTCTATCACTCTGATTGCTACCGGACCGCAAACGAATGTCGCTGAAGCGATTCGGCAAGCTCCCGAGACTATGGCTCGATTGAAAGAGATTCGAATCATGGGAGGATGCATTGACCCGATGCAGGGTTATCGAGTCGATGAGAATCTAAAGCGAACCAGCGAGAAACCTATCGCCCGCAAAGGGAATATCACAGAAACGGCTGAATTCAATTTTCAGCAAGCTCCACATGATGCAAAAGTTGTATTGGAAAGTGGAATACCGATCGCTCTCTTTCCGATGGATTGCACGCATCAACTGACGTTCACGGAAGAGCGAGCAAACCGTCTCAAGGATACTCTGAGCTCCGAGCCCGAGAAATTGCAGCAACTACTAGATCTTTTGCAGGCGCCGGAGGCTATGGACCAAGCTAAGTTTGGGATTAATTCGGTGATGCATGATGTGCATACCACCGTATCTATGGTGGCTCCGGAGCTCTATCTTGGGCGTCACGGCACTGTTTCGATCGAAGAGGATGGCGAGGTGAATTTTAGTCCTGAAGCGGGGGGGCGGCATTGGGCTTGCGAACGTATCACGAATCCGGATGCGGTTTTCGAAATCTTGCTCGCTTCTTTAGAAGCGCTGTTGATTGAGAAATAGCGATTTAAGTGGGAAAACGTTCAGCAGATAAAATGCCTGAGGCGTATAACACGCTGCGGCACGTTTTTGGATTTGAGGATTTTCGACCGGGTCAGATTGAAATCATAGACCAAGTCCTGCAGGGTAATTCTGCTCTCGCGGTTTTCCCCACGGGGAGTGGCAAAAGTCTTTGTTACCAGTTGCCCGCTTTGCTTCTAGAAGGCGTAACGATCGTTGTCTCCCCTTTGATCGCTCTGATGAAGGATCAGGTCGAATTCTTGCAGAGCCGAGGAATCAAGGTGGCTCGCTTGGATTCAAGCCTCAGTTCCGAGGAAACCAAAAACGTTTATCGAGACCTAAGAAATGGAGACCTGAAACTGCTCTACGTTGCTCCTGAAAGAATATCCAACGAGCGTTTTTTTGCTTCGCTCGAAGGGATGGAAATCTCGCTTCTGGTGATCGACGAAGCTCACTGCATATCAGAATGGGGGCATAACTTCAGACCGGAATACCTCAAACTCGCTATTGCAGCTAAGGCCCTGAATGTAGGGCGAGTATTGGCTCTTACGGCGACTGCTACGCCTGCAGTTGTGGATGACATCAGGGAGGAATTTGATATTCCTCCCAATGCCTACATTAATACCGGATTTCATAGACCAAACCTTTTCTTGGCTTTCAGTCCGACTGAGGAAGAAGACCGTCTTGAAGTCTTAGTGAATAGACTCGCCGCTACGCCCGGAGGAGCGACCGTCGTGTATGTCACTCTACAGAAAACGGCAGAGATTCTGGCCGAACGCCTTACAGAGCGTGGCTTTTTATCTCGAGCTTATCATGCTGGAATGAAAAGTGATCTCCGTTCTCAAATTCAAGATTGGTTTATGGAGTCGGAAGACGGAATCGTCGTAGCCACCATCGCTTTCGGAATGGGTATCGACAAATCGGATATACGTCGTGTCTTTCATTACAATTTACCCAAAACGCTAGAAAACTATTCTCAAGAGATCGGGCGAGCCGGTCGCGATGGCTTGCCTTCTCATTGTGAGGTTTTAGGCGGAAGCCAAGACCTTTTGGTTTTGGAGAACTTCGTTTATGGAGACACTCCGCAGCCTCAATCGATAGAGGGCTTTGTGCGGTATATCCTAGCTCGGGAGGATGTCTTCGACTTGTCGTTGTATCACTTTTCGAAACAA
The sequence above is a segment of the Pelagicoccus albus genome. Coding sequences within it:
- a CDS encoding RecQ family ATP-dependent DNA helicase, which produces MPEAYNTLRHVFGFEDFRPGQIEIIDQVLQGNSALAVFPTGSGKSLCYQLPALLLEGVTIVVSPLIALMKDQVEFLQSRGIKVARLDSSLSSEETKNVYRDLRNGDLKLLYVAPERISNERFFASLEGMEISLLVIDEAHCISEWGHNFRPEYLKLAIAAKALNVGRVLALTATATPAVVDDIREEFDIPPNAYINTGFHRPNLFLAFSPTEEEDRLEVLVNRLAATPGGATVVYVTLQKTAEILAERLTERGFLSRAYHAGMKSDLRSQIQDWFMESEDGIVVATIAFGMGIDKSDIRRVFHYNLPKTLENYSQEIGRAGRDGLPSHCEVLGGSQDLLVLENFVYGDTPQPQSIEGFVRYILAREDVFDLSLYHFSKQTNIRPLVLSTLLTYLELEGILKFTSPFYSEYKFKYLKPKAELLSRFQGEPGQFLRDILSLADEKKLWSYLNLDTAVNSLSVERARIVKAFNYLEENGLLEVGVSGLRQGFRLLKRPELQETAAMLRDKVQRNERGGIDRIQDVVTLINHEGCKTRYLLSYFGEDLKESCGHCGYCKTGATAKLSPPAEELSEATLSIVRQFCEKVGDKFESSWEAAKYLCGIASPNTGRTKDKAFGSLETAPLRLVEMALLQATNEL
- a CDS encoding nucleoside hydrolase, translated to MRSVIIDSDWGGDVMQLASILLSRPTEYELLGATVTFGNATHNQNLDNAGAMLRFLGMDSQISRYPGALAPSGKEFQPEGDEAHGRTGLGDAVLPLSSYLPEEQSTVDFLLERLEQEIEDSITLIATGPQTNVAEAIRQAPETMARLKEIRIMGGCIDPMQGYRVDENLKRTSEKPIARKGNITETAEFNFQQAPHDAKVVLESGIPIALFPMDCTHQLTFTEERANRLKDTLSSEPEKLQQLLDLLQAPEAMDQAKFGINSVMHDVHTTVSMVAPELYLGRHGTVSIEEDGEVNFSPEAGGRHWACERITNPDAVFEILLASLEALLIEK
- a CDS encoding DUF2293 domain-containing protein, coding for MPLQSREVKPHPKPRQVVTLSGEVLIVPAHWDLLEPGDATLTRRVKAKGPSWTVKEKRGRRVVSLGVWADKETIEIERLKLKIERQKPEYQKQLQAGRDRRAKQQENYVEDFRRKVFEFLDFHPKYEAMARVMAQQIASHATPVGSGTVARTERIPIEKRAEAATIAWMRHQTTAYDDMHIPRVKGARREARRRLAAKSKELLETYRRGTSIELTKCPLANALTPNKVAEKQSGEPERPSQGELFS
- a CDS encoding ribonuclease HI yields the protein MSWSLFTDGSSDPKSKIGYGCFLLLESPPLGDCDNLADLVRTKRFYPTSSSRLELQCVIWALESISLHVGPMTLYTDSQVICGLSERRARLEKARFCGKNGKELAQADLYLKFYYLSDALSFTVKKIKGHRPNRESSDLDRIFKIVDKATRAALRKELS